A part of Haliotis asinina isolate JCU_RB_2024 chromosome 10, JCU_Hal_asi_v2, whole genome shotgun sequence genomic DNA contains:
- the LOC137298306 gene encoding alsin-like isoform X2, with amino-acid sequence MSESIQRRSGKQSEENHDEKEGMVCIWQGYMGDLGIKTYPVFSTRKVKKVAVGGNHLLFLTADLEVFSCGQNDHGQLGHGEFDGEVTEPKVIKDLSDKDVVDIECGKNHSAVVTASGQVYCWGQSGHGQCAVSNTAAVTSPHQTIIIDESKCCEHGIPLAEGHVTIAMVGCGAEHTVALSTSGEVWVWGSGIQLGLGEVTQTDVPKRVEVLRERTVLSVCCGDYHTLALVEKSEKDGIRRKKKTQEATEIQTQKYFPPLCKKCNKEIYTYTDTNDTCIIDSEHLCRESSEETCRSNTSSLVTGTDIGSSMSSCPDVQSPEEVRNSGYSLSQESIHSEKELDVSLDSKDTVVEASGHSCVAVDELDQDLPEEADAGGRRSRAAVRDDLKQERADSENREDVKVAKISTVSLDEHPQSKKSDSEQRIDSISLADAKTSEVSDSSKGAGEDKESDANLPVTSEKEEAVWRRAVSLEEERQREQDLSEEHIRLQRSKSFLDEKEAREYLAKQFEDESIEKETSSSQGFQIRSTIQNLIPYPTNMMESMKTMTSKALTNMQTIAENLPFVSGPNLDLVNVPVDAETITGVAETEMSVQEKAMVTSNSSLEISSPGHEEMQESSFIEMMNQDISVLSPDSADSTPVREWTPEEEEEVQANRKSKSVRTLWAKEDQLDKRLSQDSLKGSDSSVTVEAIRKVSLDTEVWSWGHNQKGQLGQGDQVNRTKPCCVKMFSSRCVLKLTAGAYHTLALTSVAQVYSWGLNSYGQLGHNENSASPNRVKFMRGYYVWDIAAGDSHSLFLTDSSGMKPDVFYCGKQPSADVYAAVNKTPVPNALSVLKKTGWLKSLSSRGDNCACLLSDPTVALPALYELAAIQRGFYYHLNRIKMDLLKPLSSHAFYTSLDVYPYKSALQNLLASFYVLTKNVGEQIGEMTVMIREGLKLTDASQFKNYSEPIDMTQKYSRFLADFIAIGGFEYCAKNGSAFFEKIQGKFPDLILEKKVDKSLWAINCRKVMMFPLQRLKDFCRHLSKLTDSLVQDSVAHKLLKKSVLNWESLKMTTLNEIVIADQTKAFWEGCNQKLADTLRIPSRRLLRDSKNHPVSIPSAGRFSSHLLLLFNDIFVHVQYNLNQVLPLETVWVEVPPSESDSAQQVGIIVTSPEDTVDLIAASPAEKAEWVMALNSAINKVLSNQKSSPSGRRGSVERLTPPLIRHAKYSFVKNGVFKDATYSGSWLNGKLHGYGELKWNDGRTYIGMFKQGLQHGHGVMTIPKGNNSTVCMEGEWKDGKLNGYGSIRYTNGDCYEGYFKDGQKFGHGTYRQGRHMSSNASIHIGEWLADKRHGYGVQDDILRGEKYMGMWNDDVRHGKGIVVTLDGMYFEGTFSANKLTGFGLMLTEDNSCYEGQFAGITQLQGNGTLTLPTGDKLEGYFNGSWNEDLKFNGTFVKATSPLHVERRSSHLLGIKSNVYGKLSVPAEHKWADIFRHCCSLLGYKGDGKSNSDKAWESVAVILNSGRKHLKEMEKCSPHKLRHQSISLESLETIPVHNTGNLTMENYHQIKEYLQKAFDTTFHPLGKLMENLVDVFRAAYIGVGAHPRLLHHAIEEVKSYVQRIYSVVRILFPDLPLNGGPILIFREMSSRDGLPKTTEEAQKFFQQPTRQMEEESISEIMTAAGLLYPLLLPKIYPPLFDLYALYNDKDDEKYWERVLKLNRQGDMALMAYLGIEQKFWLIDEELFHDKGQKLSQLRDFCYASAVDTLQQLSTAFSPIEKLKVLEKTFLEITSTVQSSLSEDHMWCMDDLFPIFQFVVVRSKIRHLGAEIHMIDDLIEHHMEYGELGLMSTTLKACYFQIQNEKMPHH; translated from the exons TGAGGAAAACCATGATGAGAAGGAAGGAATGGTCTGTATCTGGCAAGGCTATATGGGTGACCTTGGGATCAAAACATACCCTGTGTTCTCCACCAGGAAGGTCAAGAAGGTCGCTGTTGGAGGCAACCACCTCCTCTTCCTGACAGCTGACCTTGAGGTCTTCAGTTGTGGGCAGAATGATCATGGTCAACTTGGTCATGGTGAATTTGATGGTGAGGTCACAGAACCCAAGGTCATTAAGGATCTGTCAG ATAAGGATGTAGTGGACATAGAGTGTGGGAAGAACCATAGTGCGGTGGTCACTGCAAGTGGCCAGGTCTACTGCTGGGGTCAGTCTGGTCATGGACAGTGTGCTGTATCAAATACAGcagcagttacctcccctcaTCAGACAATCATCATAGATGAATCAAAGTGTTGTGAGCATGGTATACCTTTAGCAGAGGGTCATGTGACTATTGCCATGGTAGGCTGTGGGGCAGAGCACACTGTTGCACTATCAACATCAGGGGAAGTTTGGGTATGGGGATCTGGAATTCAACTAGGactaggggaggtaactcagaCTGATGTGCCAAAGAGGGTTGAGGTATTGCGGGAGAGAACAgtgttgtctgtgtgttgtggtgACTACCATACTCTGGCACTGGTGGAGAAGTCAGAGAAAGATGGTATTCGGAGGAAAAAGAAGACACAAGAAGCAACAGAAATCCAAACTCAGAAATATTTCCCACCTTTGTGTAAGAAATGCAATAAAGAGATCTACACCTACACAGACACTAATGACACATGTATCATAGACTCAGAGCATCTGTGTCGAGAAAGCTCGGAGGAGACATGCCGGAGCAACACCTCGAGTCTTGTTACAGGGACGGACATAGGGAGCTCCATGAGCTCCTGTCCTGATGTCCAGAGTCCAGAAGAAGTCAGAAACTCAGGCTACTCTCTCAGTCAGGAGTCCATACATTCAGAGAAGGAGTTGGATGTGAGTCTTGACTCTAAAGATACAGTTGTAGAAGCCTCAGGACATTCTTGTGTAGCTGTAGATGAACTTGATCAAGACCTTCCAGAAGAAGCAGATGCTGGTGGTAGGAGGAGTAGAGCTGCAGTCAGGGATGACTTGAAGCAAGAAAGAGCTGATAGTGAAAACAGAGAAGATGTCAAGGTAGCTAAAATTTCTACTGTGTCCCTTGATGAACACCCTCAGTCCAAAAAATCTGACAGTGAACAGAGAATAGACTCTATATCCCTTGCTGATGCCAAAACATCAGAAGTGTCTGACTCCAGTAAAGGTGCAGGTGAAGATAAGGAAAGTGATGCCAACCTCCCTGTGACCAGTGAGAAGGAGGAGGCTGTGTGGAGACGTGCTGTCTCTCTGGAGGAGGAGAGGCAGAGGGAGCAGGATCTCTCTGAGGAACACATCAGACTACAGAGATCCAAGAGCTTTCTGGATGAGAAAGAAGCCAGGGAATACTTAGCCAAACAGTTTGAGGATGAGTCAATAGAGAAAGAGACATCTTCTAGTCAAGGATTTCAAATTCGCTCAACAATTCAAAACCTTATACCATATCCCACAAACATGATGGAATCCATGAAAACGATGACATCCAAAGCTTTGACCAATATGCAGACAATTGCAGAGAATCTTCCGTTTGTGTCCGGACCAAATCTTGATCTGGTCAATGTTCCTGTAGATGCTGAAACTATAACAGGAGTTGCTGAAACTGAAATGAGCGTACAGGAGAAGGCAATGGTGACAAGTAACAGCAGTTTGGAGATTTCCAGTCCCGGACATGAAGAGATGCAAGAGTCCAGCTTCATTGAGATGATGAACCAGGACATAAGTGTCTTATCACCTGACTCTGCAGATTCTACCCCAGTGCGAGAATGGACTCcagaggaagaggaagaagTACAGGCTAACAGGAAGTCAAAGTCTGTGAGGACTCTCTGGGCAAAGGAAGACCAGCTGGACAAACGTTTGTCTCAAGACTCGCTTAAAG GTTCTGACAGCTCAGTGACTGTGGAGGCCATTCGTAAGGTGTCACTAGATACAGAGGTGTGGTCATGGGGACATAATCAAAAGGGGCAACTTGGCCAAGGCGACCAGGTGAACAG AACAAAGCCCTGTTGTGTGAAGATGTTCAGCTCTAGATGCGTCCTGAAACTGACCGCTGGTGCCTACCATACCCTGGCCTTGACCTCTGTAGCACAA GTGTATTCCTGGGGACTGAATTCCTATGGCCAGCTGGGTCACAATGAGAATTCGGCATCTCCAAACAGAGTAAAG TTCATGAGAGGGTATTACGTGTGGGACATAGCGGCTGGTGACTCCCACTCTCTGTTTCTCACTGACAGCTCAGGAATGAAGCCAGATGTTTTCTATTGTGGGAAGCAACCTTC AGCAGATGTATACGCAGCTGTCAACAAAACGCCGGTGCCTAACGCCCTCAGTGTCCTCAAGAAG ACAGGTTGGTTAAAGAGTCTGTCAtccaggggagacaactgtgcCTGTCTGTTGTCTGACCCGACTGTAGCCCTCCCTGCCCTGTATGAGCTGGCTGCCATTCAGAGAGGGTTTTATTATCACCTGAACAGAATCAAGATGGATCTGCTGAAGCCACTGAGCAGTCATG CCTTCTACACCAGTCTTGATGTCTATCCGTACAAGTCTGCACTGCAGAACCTGCTCGCCTCCTTCTATGTCCTCACTAAGAAT GTTGGAGAGCAGATAGGGGAGATGACGGTGATGATACGTGAAGGGCTAAAACTCACTGATGCCAGCCAGTTCAAGAATTACAGTGAACCAATCGACATGACGCAAAAATACTCACGATTCCTTGCAGACTTCATTGCTATTGGAGGGTTTGAATACTGTGCAAAAAACGGAAG TGCCTTTTTTGAGAAGATTCAGGGCAAGTTCCCAGACTTGATCCTGGAGAAGAAGGTGGACAAGTCTCTCTGGGCAATCAACTGCCGCAAGGTCATGATGTTTCCCCTGCAGAGACTGAAGGACTTCTGTCGACACCTCTCCAAACTCACAGATTCCCTTGTACAG GATTCTGTGGCACACAAACTGCTGAAGAAATCTGTGTTAAACTGGGAAAGCCTCAAAATGACCACTTTGAATGAGATTGTCATCGCAGACCAGACCAAGGCATTCTGGGAAGGATGTAACCAGAAATTAGCA GACACTCTTCGGATCCCCAGTCGTCGCCTGCTCCGGGATAGCAAGAATCACCCAGTGTCCATCCCCAGTGCTGGACGCTTTTCCTCTCACCTTCTGCTCCTCTTTAATGACATCTTTGTCCATGTCCAG TACAACCTGAATCAGGTGTTGCCCCTGGAGACGGTGTGGGTGGAGGTGCCTCCATCAGAGTCTGACTCAGCACAACA GGTTGGCATTATTGTGACCTCACCTGAGGACACCGTGGACCTCATTGCTGCTTCACCTGCTGAGAAG GCTGAATGGGTGATGGCCTTGAATTCGGCAATCAACAAagttctgtccaatcagaagtCTTCACCCTCAGGAAGGCGGGGCAGCGTTGAGCGCCTGACTCCGCCCCTTATCCGACATGCCAAGTACTCCTTCGTCAAGAATGGAGTGTTTAAAGATGCAACTTACTCAGGGTCATGGTTGAATGGCAAACTGCATGGATA CGGGGAGCTGAAATGGAACGATGGACGGACGTACATCGGCATGTTCAAACAAGGACTCCAGCATGG ACATGGAGTGATGACCATACCAAAAGGGAACAATTCCACTGTGTGCATGGAAGGGGAATGGAAGGATGGCAAACTCAATGGTTATGGAAGCATCAG GTATACAAATGGCGACTGCTACGAGGGATATTTCAAGGATGgccagaagtttggtcatggtacATACCGCCAAGGTCGCCACATGTCAAGCAATGCCAGCATCCACATCGGAGAATGGCTGGCAGACAAACGCCATGGCTACGGTGTACAGGATGATATTCTTAGAG GTGAGAAGTACATGGGCATGTGGAATGATGACGTGCGGCACGGCAAGGGCATCGTCGTCACCCTGGATGGAATGTACTTCGAGGGAACCTTCTCAGCAAATAAGCTAACT GGGTTTGGTCTGATGCTGACTGAGGACAACAGCTGCTATGAGGGTCAGTTTGCTGGAATCACACAGTTACAGGGCAAT GGTACATTGACACTTCCAACAGGGGACAAACTGGAGGGTTACTTCAACGGTTCCTGGAATGAAGACCTTAAGTTTAATGGAACCTTCGTCAAGGCCACAAGTCCCCTGCATGTTGAGAGGAGATCCTCACACCTACTTGGGATTAAGTCAAA TGTGTATGGCAAACTGTCAGTGCCTGCTGAACACAAATGGGCAGATATTTTCCGCCACTGCTGCTCGTTGCTGGGTTACAAAGGAGATGGCAAGTCCAACTCTGACAAGGCGTGGGAGAGTGTGGCTGTCATCCTCAACTCTGGCAGGAAGCACTTGAAGGAGATGGAGAAGTG TTCCCCTCACAAACTCCGGCACCAGAGCATCAGTCTGGAGAGTCTGGAGACCATCCCTGTCCACAACACTGGTAACCTGACCATGGAGAACTACCACCAAATCAAAGAGTACCTACAGAAG GCCTTTGACACAACATTCCACCCTCTGGGCAAGCTGATGGAGAATCTGGTGGATGTGTTCCGTGCTGCATACATCGGTGTTGGAGCCCATCCTCGTCTCCTGCATCATGCCATTGAGGAGGTCAAGTCATATGTCCAGCGCATTTATAGTGTTGTACG AATCCTGTTTCCCGATCTGCCTCTAAATGGTGGCCCAATTCTGATATTTCGGGAGATGTCGAGTAGAGATGGCCTGCCCAAGACAACAGAAGAGGCCCAGAAGTTTTTCCAGCAACCAACCAGGCAGATGGAGGAGGAGAGTATCAG TGAGATAATGACAGCAGCTGGCCTGCTGTATCCCTTGTTGCTGCCCAAGATCTATCCACCTCTGTTCGACCTGTATGCCTTGTACAATGACAAGGATGATGAGAAATACTGGGAGAGGGTGCTGAAACTCAACAGACAAGGAGACATGGCTCTTATGGCCTACCTTGGGATAGAACA GAAGTTCTGGTTGATAGATGAGGAACTCTTCCATGATAAAGGACAG AAGCTGTCCCAGTTGAGAGACTTCTGCTATGCGTCTGCCGTGGACACTCTTCAGCAACTGAG CACAGCATTCAGCCCCATTGAGAAACTGAAGGTTCTGGAGAAGACATTCCTGGAGATCACATCG ACTGTCCAGTCATCCCTCAGTGAGGATCACATGTGGTGCATGGACGACCTCTTCCCCATCTTCCAGTTTGTTGTTGTTCGGTCCAAGATCCGCCATCTTGGTGCAGAGATCCATATGATAGATGATCTCATAGAACACCACATGGAGTATGGAGAACTGGGCCTCATGTCCACCACACTCAAG GCATGCTACTTCcaaattcaaaatgaaaaaatgcCGCACCACTGA
- the LOC137298306 gene encoding alsin-like isoform X1 → MSESIQRRSGKQSEENHDEKEGMVCIWQGYMGDLGIKTYPVFSTRKVKKVAVGGNHLLFLTADLEVFSCGQNDHGQLGHGEFDGEVTEPKVIKDLSDKDVVDIECGKNHSAVVTASGQVYCWGQSGHGQCAVSNTAAVTSPHQTIIIDESKCCEHGIPLAEGHVTIAMVGCGAEHTVALSTSGEVWVWGSGIQLGLGEVTQTDVPKRVEVLRERTVLSVCCGDYHTLALVEKSEKDGIRRKKKTQEATEIQTQKYFPPLCKKCNKEIYTYTDTNDTCIIDSEHLCRESSEETCRSNTSSLVTGTDIGSSMSSCPDVQSPEEVRNSGYSLSQESIHSEKELDVSLDSKDTVVEASGHSCVAVDELDQDLPEEADAGGRRSRAAVRDDLKQERADSENREDVKVAKISTVSLDEHPQSKKSDSEQRIDSISLADAKTSEVSDSSKGAGEDKESDANLPVTSEKEEAVWRRAVSLEEERQREQDLSEEHIRLQRSKSFLDEKEAREYLAKQFEDESIEKETSSSQGFQIRSTIQNLIPYPTNMMESMKTMTSKALTNMQTIAENLPFVSGPNLDLVNVPVDAETITGVAETEMSVQEKAMVTSNSSLEISSPGHEEMQESSFIEMMNQDISVLSPDSADSTPVREWTPEEEEEVQANRKSKSVRTLWAKEDQLDKRLSQDSLKGSDSSVTVEAIRKVSLDTEVWSWGHNQKGQLGQGDQVNRTKPCCVKMFSSRCVLKLTAGAYHTLALTSVAQVYSWGLNSYGQLGHNENSASPNRVKFMRGYYVWDIAAGDSHSLFLTDSSGMKPDVFYCGKQPSADVYAAVNKTPVPNALSVLKKTGWLKSLSSRGDNCACLLSDPTVALPALYELAAIQRGFYYHLNRIKMDLLKPLSSHAFYTSLDVYPYKSALQNLLASFYVLTKNVGEQIGEMTVMIREGLKLTDASQFKNYSEPIDMTQKYSRFLADFIAIGGFEYCAKNGSAFFEKIQGKFPDLILEKKVDKSLWAINCRKVMMFPLQRLKDFCRHLSKLTDSLVQDSVAHKLLKKSVLNWESLKMTTLNEIVIADQTKAFWEGCNQKLADTLRIPSRRLLRDSKNHPVSIPSAGRFSSHLLLLFNDIFVHVQYNLNQVLPLETVWVEVPPSESDSAQQVGIIVTSPEDTVDLIAASPAEKAEWVMALNSAINKVLSNQKSSPSGRRGSVERLTPPLIRHAKYSFVKNGVFKDATYSGSWLNGKLHGYGELKWNDGRTYIGMFKQGLQHGHGVMTIPKGNNSTVCMEGEWKDGKLNGYGSIRYTNGDCYEGYFKDGQKFGHGTYRQGRHMSSNASIHIGEWLADKRHGYGVQDDILRGEKYMGMWNDDVRHGKGIVVTLDGMYFEGTFSANKLTGFGLMLTEDNSCYEGQFAGITQLQGNGTLTLPTGDKLEGYFNGSWNEDLKFNGTFVKATSPLHVERRSSHLLGIKSNVYGKLSVPAEHKWADIFRHCCSLLGYKGDGKSNSDKAWESVAVILNSGRKHLKEMEKCSPHKLRHQSISLESLETIPVHNTGNLTMENYHQIKEYLQKAFDTTFHPLGKLMENLVDVFRAAYIGVGAHPRLLHHAIEEVKSYVQRIYSVVRILFPDLPLNGGPILIFREMSSRDGLPKTTEEAQKFFQQPTRQMEEESISEIMTAAGLLYPLLLPKIFVPLFDLYTCSHVILPVYSSEIMTAAGLLYPLLLPKIYPPLFDLYALYNDKDDEKYWERVLKLNRQGDMALMAYLGIEQKFWLIDEELFHDKGQKLSQLRDFCYASAVDTLQQLSTAFSPIEKLKVLEKTFLEITSTVQSSLSEDHMWCMDDLFPIFQFVVVRSKIRHLGAEIHMIDDLIEHHMEYGELGLMSTTLKACYFQIQNEKMPHH, encoded by the exons TGAGGAAAACCATGATGAGAAGGAAGGAATGGTCTGTATCTGGCAAGGCTATATGGGTGACCTTGGGATCAAAACATACCCTGTGTTCTCCACCAGGAAGGTCAAGAAGGTCGCTGTTGGAGGCAACCACCTCCTCTTCCTGACAGCTGACCTTGAGGTCTTCAGTTGTGGGCAGAATGATCATGGTCAACTTGGTCATGGTGAATTTGATGGTGAGGTCACAGAACCCAAGGTCATTAAGGATCTGTCAG ATAAGGATGTAGTGGACATAGAGTGTGGGAAGAACCATAGTGCGGTGGTCACTGCAAGTGGCCAGGTCTACTGCTGGGGTCAGTCTGGTCATGGACAGTGTGCTGTATCAAATACAGcagcagttacctcccctcaTCAGACAATCATCATAGATGAATCAAAGTGTTGTGAGCATGGTATACCTTTAGCAGAGGGTCATGTGACTATTGCCATGGTAGGCTGTGGGGCAGAGCACACTGTTGCACTATCAACATCAGGGGAAGTTTGGGTATGGGGATCTGGAATTCAACTAGGactaggggaggtaactcagaCTGATGTGCCAAAGAGGGTTGAGGTATTGCGGGAGAGAACAgtgttgtctgtgtgttgtggtgACTACCATACTCTGGCACTGGTGGAGAAGTCAGAGAAAGATGGTATTCGGAGGAAAAAGAAGACACAAGAAGCAACAGAAATCCAAACTCAGAAATATTTCCCACCTTTGTGTAAGAAATGCAATAAAGAGATCTACACCTACACAGACACTAATGACACATGTATCATAGACTCAGAGCATCTGTGTCGAGAAAGCTCGGAGGAGACATGCCGGAGCAACACCTCGAGTCTTGTTACAGGGACGGACATAGGGAGCTCCATGAGCTCCTGTCCTGATGTCCAGAGTCCAGAAGAAGTCAGAAACTCAGGCTACTCTCTCAGTCAGGAGTCCATACATTCAGAGAAGGAGTTGGATGTGAGTCTTGACTCTAAAGATACAGTTGTAGAAGCCTCAGGACATTCTTGTGTAGCTGTAGATGAACTTGATCAAGACCTTCCAGAAGAAGCAGATGCTGGTGGTAGGAGGAGTAGAGCTGCAGTCAGGGATGACTTGAAGCAAGAAAGAGCTGATAGTGAAAACAGAGAAGATGTCAAGGTAGCTAAAATTTCTACTGTGTCCCTTGATGAACACCCTCAGTCCAAAAAATCTGACAGTGAACAGAGAATAGACTCTATATCCCTTGCTGATGCCAAAACATCAGAAGTGTCTGACTCCAGTAAAGGTGCAGGTGAAGATAAGGAAAGTGATGCCAACCTCCCTGTGACCAGTGAGAAGGAGGAGGCTGTGTGGAGACGTGCTGTCTCTCTGGAGGAGGAGAGGCAGAGGGAGCAGGATCTCTCTGAGGAACACATCAGACTACAGAGATCCAAGAGCTTTCTGGATGAGAAAGAAGCCAGGGAATACTTAGCCAAACAGTTTGAGGATGAGTCAATAGAGAAAGAGACATCTTCTAGTCAAGGATTTCAAATTCGCTCAACAATTCAAAACCTTATACCATATCCCACAAACATGATGGAATCCATGAAAACGATGACATCCAAAGCTTTGACCAATATGCAGACAATTGCAGAGAATCTTCCGTTTGTGTCCGGACCAAATCTTGATCTGGTCAATGTTCCTGTAGATGCTGAAACTATAACAGGAGTTGCTGAAACTGAAATGAGCGTACAGGAGAAGGCAATGGTGACAAGTAACAGCAGTTTGGAGATTTCCAGTCCCGGACATGAAGAGATGCAAGAGTCCAGCTTCATTGAGATGATGAACCAGGACATAAGTGTCTTATCACCTGACTCTGCAGATTCTACCCCAGTGCGAGAATGGACTCcagaggaagaggaagaagTACAGGCTAACAGGAAGTCAAAGTCTGTGAGGACTCTCTGGGCAAAGGAAGACCAGCTGGACAAACGTTTGTCTCAAGACTCGCTTAAAG GTTCTGACAGCTCAGTGACTGTGGAGGCCATTCGTAAGGTGTCACTAGATACAGAGGTGTGGTCATGGGGACATAATCAAAAGGGGCAACTTGGCCAAGGCGACCAGGTGAACAG AACAAAGCCCTGTTGTGTGAAGATGTTCAGCTCTAGATGCGTCCTGAAACTGACCGCTGGTGCCTACCATACCCTGGCCTTGACCTCTGTAGCACAA GTGTATTCCTGGGGACTGAATTCCTATGGCCAGCTGGGTCACAATGAGAATTCGGCATCTCCAAACAGAGTAAAG TTCATGAGAGGGTATTACGTGTGGGACATAGCGGCTGGTGACTCCCACTCTCTGTTTCTCACTGACAGCTCAGGAATGAAGCCAGATGTTTTCTATTGTGGGAAGCAACCTTC AGCAGATGTATACGCAGCTGTCAACAAAACGCCGGTGCCTAACGCCCTCAGTGTCCTCAAGAAG ACAGGTTGGTTAAAGAGTCTGTCAtccaggggagacaactgtgcCTGTCTGTTGTCTGACCCGACTGTAGCCCTCCCTGCCCTGTATGAGCTGGCTGCCATTCAGAGAGGGTTTTATTATCACCTGAACAGAATCAAGATGGATCTGCTGAAGCCACTGAGCAGTCATG CCTTCTACACCAGTCTTGATGTCTATCCGTACAAGTCTGCACTGCAGAACCTGCTCGCCTCCTTCTATGTCCTCACTAAGAAT GTTGGAGAGCAGATAGGGGAGATGACGGTGATGATACGTGAAGGGCTAAAACTCACTGATGCCAGCCAGTTCAAGAATTACAGTGAACCAATCGACATGACGCAAAAATACTCACGATTCCTTGCAGACTTCATTGCTATTGGAGGGTTTGAATACTGTGCAAAAAACGGAAG TGCCTTTTTTGAGAAGATTCAGGGCAAGTTCCCAGACTTGATCCTGGAGAAGAAGGTGGACAAGTCTCTCTGGGCAATCAACTGCCGCAAGGTCATGATGTTTCCCCTGCAGAGACTGAAGGACTTCTGTCGACACCTCTCCAAACTCACAGATTCCCTTGTACAG GATTCTGTGGCACACAAACTGCTGAAGAAATCTGTGTTAAACTGGGAAAGCCTCAAAATGACCACTTTGAATGAGATTGTCATCGCAGACCAGACCAAGGCATTCTGGGAAGGATGTAACCAGAAATTAGCA GACACTCTTCGGATCCCCAGTCGTCGCCTGCTCCGGGATAGCAAGAATCACCCAGTGTCCATCCCCAGTGCTGGACGCTTTTCCTCTCACCTTCTGCTCCTCTTTAATGACATCTTTGTCCATGTCCAG TACAACCTGAATCAGGTGTTGCCCCTGGAGACGGTGTGGGTGGAGGTGCCTCCATCAGAGTCTGACTCAGCACAACA GGTTGGCATTATTGTGACCTCACCTGAGGACACCGTGGACCTCATTGCTGCTTCACCTGCTGAGAAG GCTGAATGGGTGATGGCCTTGAATTCGGCAATCAACAAagttctgtccaatcagaagtCTTCACCCTCAGGAAGGCGGGGCAGCGTTGAGCGCCTGACTCCGCCCCTTATCCGACATGCCAAGTACTCCTTCGTCAAGAATGGAGTGTTTAAAGATGCAACTTACTCAGGGTCATGGTTGAATGGCAAACTGCATGGATA CGGGGAGCTGAAATGGAACGATGGACGGACGTACATCGGCATGTTCAAACAAGGACTCCAGCATGG ACATGGAGTGATGACCATACCAAAAGGGAACAATTCCACTGTGTGCATGGAAGGGGAATGGAAGGATGGCAAACTCAATGGTTATGGAAGCATCAG GTATACAAATGGCGACTGCTACGAGGGATATTTCAAGGATGgccagaagtttggtcatggtacATACCGCCAAGGTCGCCACATGTCAAGCAATGCCAGCATCCACATCGGAGAATGGCTGGCAGACAAACGCCATGGCTACGGTGTACAGGATGATATTCTTAGAG GTGAGAAGTACATGGGCATGTGGAATGATGACGTGCGGCACGGCAAGGGCATCGTCGTCACCCTGGATGGAATGTACTTCGAGGGAACCTTCTCAGCAAATAAGCTAACT GGGTTTGGTCTGATGCTGACTGAGGACAACAGCTGCTATGAGGGTCAGTTTGCTGGAATCACACAGTTACAGGGCAAT GGTACATTGACACTTCCAACAGGGGACAAACTGGAGGGTTACTTCAACGGTTCCTGGAATGAAGACCTTAAGTTTAATGGAACCTTCGTCAAGGCCACAAGTCCCCTGCATGTTGAGAGGAGATCCTCACACCTACTTGGGATTAAGTCAAA TGTGTATGGCAAACTGTCAGTGCCTGCTGAACACAAATGGGCAGATATTTTCCGCCACTGCTGCTCGTTGCTGGGTTACAAAGGAGATGGCAAGTCCAACTCTGACAAGGCGTGGGAGAGTGTGGCTGTCATCCTCAACTCTGGCAGGAAGCACTTGAAGGAGATGGAGAAGTG TTCCCCTCACAAACTCCGGCACCAGAGCATCAGTCTGGAGAGTCTGGAGACCATCCCTGTCCACAACACTGGTAACCTGACCATGGAGAACTACCACCAAATCAAAGAGTACCTACAGAAG GCCTTTGACACAACATTCCACCCTCTGGGCAAGCTGATGGAGAATCTGGTGGATGTGTTCCGTGCTGCATACATCGGTGTTGGAGCCCATCCTCGTCTCCTGCATCATGCCATTGAGGAGGTCAAGTCATATGTCCAGCGCATTTATAGTGTTGTACG AATCCTGTTTCCCGATCTGCCTCTAAATGGTGGCCCAATTCTGATATTTCGGGAGATGTCGAGTAGAGATGGCCTGCCCAAGACAACAGAAGAGGCCCAGAAGTTTTTCCAGCAACCAACCAGGCAGATGGAGGAGGAGAGTATCAG TGAGATAATGACAGCagctggcctgctgtacccctTGTTGCTGCCCAAGATCTTCGTGCCTCTGTTTGACCTGTACACCTGTAGTCACGTTATATTACCTGTATATTCCAGTGAGATAATGACAGCAGCTGGCCTGCTGTATCCCTTGTTGCTGCCCAAGATCTATCCACCTCTGTTCGACCTGTATGCCTTGTACAATGACAAGGATGATGAGAAATACTGGGAGAGGGTGCTGAAACTCAACAGACAAGGAGACATGGCTCTTATGGCCTACCTTGGGATAGAACA GAAGTTCTGGTTGATAGATGAGGAACTCTTCCATGATAAAGGACAG AAGCTGTCCCAGTTGAGAGACTTCTGCTATGCGTCTGCCGTGGACACTCTTCAGCAACTGAG CACAGCATTCAGCCCCATTGAGAAACTGAAGGTTCTGGAGAAGACATTCCTGGAGATCACATCG ACTGTCCAGTCATCCCTCAGTGAGGATCACATGTGGTGCATGGACGACCTCTTCCCCATCTTCCAGTTTGTTGTTGTTCGGTCCAAGATCCGCCATCTTGGTGCAGAGATCCATATGATAGATGATCTCATAGAACACCACATGGAGTATGGAGAACTGGGCCTCATGTCCACCACACTCAAG GCATGCTACTTCcaaattcaaaatgaaaaaatgcCGCACCACTGA